In the genome of Papaver somniferum cultivar HN1 unplaced genomic scaffold, ASM357369v1 unplaced-scaffold_67, whole genome shotgun sequence, one region contains:
- the LOC113343815 gene encoding uncharacterized protein LOC113343815 codes for MWLPLAEWWYNTNYHTSLRMSAFQALYVYIPPHLDFPSTATTSVAVVEEYLKQRDAVLDLLKESLHHAEERMKFYADNKRTNKTFEVGDHVYLKLRPYRQASLKKQIGARHLPSLTLPTLDTDGRILVIPATILALKLSLEMESRYLSCLSGGPMHHLRMLLGKMQGI; via the exons ATGTGGCTTCCActtgcagaatggtggtataacaccaaCTATCATACCAGCTTGAGGATGAGTGCATTCCAAGCCCTATATGTCTACATTCCACCACACTTGGATTTTCCCTCTACTGCAACCAcctctgttgctgttgttgaggaGTACTTAAAACAGAGAGATGCTGTACTTGATTTATTGAAAGAATCTCTTCATCATGCAGAAGAGAGGATGAAGTTTTATGCTGATAATAAAAGAACAAATAAGACATTTGAAGTAGGGGATCACGTTTATTTGAAGCTGCGACCATATCGCCAAGCTTCT CTCAAGAAGCAGATTGGTGCTAGACATTTACCTTCTCTTACACTACCTACTTTGGATACTGATGGCCGAATACTTGTTATTCCTGCAACTATTTTGGCTCTAAAACTATCATTAGAAATGGAGTCTAGGTACCTCAGTTGCTTATCAGGTGGACCAATGCATCATCTGAGGATGCTACTTGGGAAGATGCAGGGCATATAA